Genomic window (Leptolyngbya sp. 'hensonii'):
CAGAGACTTACGACGAGATCTGCCCCAGCAACGGATTCAGGAGTTGCCCCTGCAGGGAGAAGTAGACACCCTCTATGACCAGGTCGCCGCCCTCTGGCAGGCTCAGCCTTTCGATCTGCTGGTGATTGAAGGGTTGCAGGCATCCCTCTATGCCTATGAAGACACAAAACGCCTCAGTGGGTGGAGCAGCAGCGATATCTATACCTACAGTTGGAAAGGGGTACCGAAAATCCTGAACCACCTGAACCAGCAGCGAGAACATTTCCGGGATGACTTTCCGGCCCGGTTTGTCTTCCTGGTGCCTGCCTTTGTCGTGGATTATTTCATCCAGCGAGCCGCTGACTTTCTGGATTGGCGTTCCGGCCTGTTCCGCTTTCCCAAAAACCCCCAGGAGATCGCTCAAGAAGCAGATCGACTTGTGGCAGTAGGCAACTACAGCAAATATCTACTTCTGACCCCCCAGGAGCGGGTGGAGAAAATCCTGGAACTCAAAGACTTGCTGGAGTTTTGTCCTAATCATGATCTCAGGGTAAAACTTCTCTCTGAGCTGGGATTTCTCTTCTGTGCTGGACAGGACTATGAGAACGGCATCATGAGCTGGAATTATGCCCTGCAAATCAAACCGGACGATCACGAAGCCTGGTACAACCGGGGGGTTGCCCTGTCTGCCTTAGGCCGCCATGAGGAGGCGATCGCCAGCTACGACCAGGCCCTGCAAATCAAACCGGACRAKCACGAAGCCTGGTACAACCGGGGGAATGCCCTGTCTGACTTAGGCCGCMAWGAGGAGGCGATCGCCAGCTACGACCAGGCCCTGCAAATCAAACCGGACAAGCACGAAGCCTGGWACAACCGGGGGAATGCCCTGTCTGACTTAGGCCGCCATGAGGAGGCGATCGCCAGCTACGACCAGGCCCTGCAAATCAAACCGGACTATCACGAAGCCTGGAACAACCGGGGGTTTGCCCTGTCTGACTTAGGCCGCCATGAGGAGGCGATCGCCAGCTACGACCAGGCCCTGCAAATCAAACCGGACTATCACGAAGCCTGGTACAACCGGGGGTTTGCCCTGTCTGACTTAGGCCGCAAGGAGGAGGCGATCGCCAGCTACGACCAGGCCCTGCAAATCAAACCGGACAAGCAMGAAGCCTGGTACAACCGGGGGWWTGCCCTGTCKGMCTTAGGCCGCAAAGAGGAGGCGATCGCCAGCTACGACCAGGCCCTGCAAATCAAACCGGACGATGGGAGCGCTCATTACAACAAAGCCTGTTGCTACGGCCTTCAGGGAGCTGTTGAACTGGCAGTGACAGCCCTGAAACAGGCCATGCAC
Coding sequences:
- a CDS encoding tetratricopeptide repeat protein; protein product: MTANAFDWDEELSPETREEVYRALLRALRRKQGFGLFFVQCSPAQGQQIVRDLRRDLPQQRIQELPLQGEVDTLYDQVAALWQAQPFDLLVIEGLQASLYAYEDTKRLSGWSSSDIYTYSWKGVPKILNHLNQQREHFRDDFPARFVFLVPAFVVDYFIQRAADFLDWRSGLFRFPKNPQEIAQEADRLVAVGNYSKYLLLTPQERVEKILELKDLLEFCPNHDLRVKLLSELGFLFCAGQDYENGIMSWNYALQIKPDDHEAWYNRGVALSALGRHEEAIASYDQALQIKPDXHEAWYNRGNALSDLGRXEEAIASYDQALQIKPDKHEAWXNRGNALSDLGRHEEAIASYDQALQIKPDYHEAWNNRGFALSDLGRHEEAIASYDQALQIKPDYHEAWYNRGFALSDLGRKEEAIASYDQALQIKPDKXEAWYNRGXALSXLGRKEEAIASYDQALQIKPDDGSAHYNKACCYGLQGAVELAVTALKQAMHLDSKYQEMAKTDTDFDPIRADARFQALIGP